A genomic stretch from Coffea arabica cultivar ET-39 chromosome 10c, Coffea Arabica ET-39 HiFi, whole genome shotgun sequence includes:
- the LOC113715165 gene encoding NAD(P)H-quinone oxidoreductase subunit M, chloroplastic, translated as MILSAMAAAATSQMASTNLSMLHFKGGGKRDLRKRKVLTVSAQEVDVQEDVKVEKEEEKEKQKQQQTLKQPRPVEPQMNVKSKNMAREYGGQWLSSATRHVRIYAAYVDPETSEFDQTQMDKLTLILDPTDEFVWTDDTCNQVYSYFQELVDHYEGAELTEYTLRLIGSDIEHFIRKLLYKGEIQYNMNANVLNFSMGKPRIGFNYKDGQIQDVNL; from the exons ATGATTCTGTCAGCTATGGCAGCTGCTGCTACTTCTCAAATGGCTTCAACAAACTTGTCCATGCTGCACTTTAAAGGAGGGGGAAAGAGGGATTTAAGAAAGAGGAAGGTTTTGACAGTTTCAGCTCAAGAAGTTGATGTTCAAGAGGACGTGAAGgtagaaaaggaagaagaaaaggagaaacaGAAACAGCAGCAAACTCTAAAGCAGCCAAGACCAGTTGAACCACAAATGAACGTGAAAAGCAAGAACATGGCCAGAGAATATGGTGGACAATGGCTTAGCTCTGCAACAAGACATGTTAGGATCTATGCAGCTTATGTTGACCCTGAAACTAGTGAATTTGATCAAACACAGATGGACAAACTCACTCTTATTCTTGATCCTACTGATGAGTTCGTTTGGACTGATGATACTTGTAATCAAGTTTACTCTTATTTCCAAGAACTTGTGGATCATTACGAG GGTGCTGAACTAACGGAATATACGCTTCGTCTGATTGGTTCAGACATAGAGCACTTCATACGGAAGCTACTGTATAAAGGAGAAATACAGTACAACATGAATGCAAATGTGCTCAACTTCAGCATGGGGAAACCACGAATTGGCTTTAACTACAAGgatggacaaattcaagatgtAAACTTGTAA
- the LOC113715164 gene encoding transcription termination factor MTEF18, mitochondrial-like: protein MLILKISKRVPESMISQLNNLLKFPPITEKRLALQSHTPFFLSLTRIQFKCFHSSGPVRCPKVALVESPLPISSSVIKISRVARSDAQAALFEYLHYTRGFTYMDAEHISKNSPHFVENLVMKVENEQDVSRALSKLLRYYPINEFEPFLESLGLRPTELSLFLPANLIFLADDHMLLDNFHVLCDYGIPRVEIGKIYKEAAEIFGYEFGRLNTKLRAYEDLGLSKPTVIKLVTSCPSILVGDVNKELVDVLNKLTELGFQRDWIGGYLSSRHSYSWNRMLDTMTFLVEVGFGDMQIGDLIRKNPAFLLEGSGKQIYVLFGRLLKLGLKMNEVYLLLLENPEILSPKCAKNVWKALYFLFEIGMETDHIAKFLRTHIQLLASHSLKGPKTVLRSLNGDRQKLLQVMSENPSKFFALAFKSNISSIEQIRAKNPGKMLQKTAFLLKLGYIENSDEMGKALKKFRGRGDQLQERFDCLVQAGLDSNVVVDMIRQAPTALNQSKDVLEKKIAYLISLGYPIESVAAFPTYLCYDIGRINRRFNMYLWLKERGAVKSMISPSTLLACSEARFTKYFVDVHPEGPLKWESLKKSSLSS, encoded by the coding sequence ATGCTAATTCTCAAAATCAGCAAAAGAGTGCCTGAAAGTATGATTTCCCAGCTCAATAACCTGTTAAAGTTTCCCCCAATCACTGAAAAAAGATTAGCTTTACAGAGCCATACTccgttttttctttctttaacaaGGATTCAATTTAAGTGCTTCCATAGTTCTGGACCAGTTCGTTGTCCAAAAGTTGCACTGGTTGAATCTCCGTTGCCCATTTCTAGTTCTGTGATTAAAATTTCGCGGGTTGCGAGGAGTGATGCACAGGCTGCACTTTTTGAGTACTTGCACTATACTAGAGGATTCACTTATATGGATGCAGAGCATATTAGTAAGAATTCGCCTcattttgttgaaaatttggtaatgaaGGTGGAAAATGAGCAGGATGTTTCGAGGGCATTGTCCAAGTTATTGAGATATTATCCCATAAATGAGTTTGAACCATTTTTAGAGAGCTTGGGATTGAGACCAACtgaactttcacttttccttccagCCAACTTGATATTTCTGGCTGATGATCATATGCTTCTTGATAATTTTCATGTTCTTTGTGATTATGGTATTCCTCGTGTGGAGATAGGGAAGATCTACAAGGAAGCAGCTGAAATTTTTGGATATGAGTTTGGAAGGTTAAATACCAAGTTGAGGGCTTATGAGGATTTAGGTCTTAGTAAACCTACCGTGATAAAGTTGGTTACTTCTTGTCCTTCAATTTTGGTTGGTGATGTGAACAAGGAACTTGTTGACGTTCTTAATAAGCTGACAGAACTGGGGTTTCAAAGGGACTGGATTGGGGGTTATCTCTCCAGCAGACACAGTTACAGTTGGAACAGGATGCTTGACACAATGACTTTTCTTGTTGAAGTTGGTTTTGGTGATATGCAGATTGGGGATTTGATTAGGAAAAATCCTGCATTTCTGCTTGAAGGTTCAGGGAAGCAGATATATGTATTGTTTGGTCGGTTACTCAAATTGGGCCTTAAGATGAATGAGGTCTATCTTTTGTTGTTGGAAAATCCGGAGATTCTATCACCAAAATGTGCCAAAAATGTTTGGAAAGCATTGTATTTCCTGTTTGAAATAGGAATGGAAACGGATCATATTGCAAAATTTCTACGTACCCACATTCAACTTTTGGCTTCACATTCTTTAAAAGGGCCAAAGACTGTGTTGAGAAGTTTAAATGGTGACAGGCAGAAGTTACTTCAAGTTATGAGTGAAAACCCCTCAAAGTTTTTTGCTTTGGCTTTTAAATCAAATATCAGTAGCATTGAGCAGATACGGGCCAAGAATCCGGGCAAAATGTTGCAGAAAACTGCATTTCTGTTGAAATTAGGTTATATCGAAAACTCAGATGAGATGGGAAAAGCATTAAAGAAGTTCCGGGGCAGGGGAGATCAGTTACAGGAGAGGTTTGATTGCTTGGTGCAAGCTGGATTGGACTCCAATGTTGTAGTAGATATGATCAGGCAAGCTCCTACAGCTTTAAATCAGTCCAAAGATGTGCTTGAGAAAAAAATTGCCTATTTGATAAGTTTAGGATACCCTATTGAGTCCGTTGCAGCATTTCCCACATATCTCTGCTATGATATAGGGAGAATTAACCGGAGATTTAATATGTATTTGTGGCTGAAAGAAAGAGGTGCTGTAAAGTCCATGATATCTCCAAGCACACTTCTTGCTTGTTCAGAGGCACGCTTTACAAAATATTTTGTTGATGTACATCCAGAAGGTCCATTGAAATGGGAAAGTTTAAAAAAGTCATCATTGTCAAGCTAG
- the LOC113714411 gene encoding uncharacterized protein — translation MKIAELEVDMGHNPVDDRNPVLPSKRKCRNIKRHGYKNCKSDVLKKGSKSFDEFGAGVDEDSRRFLSGDVIPLLTNDGYNGRGDIIPSLINDESSDNGVNDDDLYEDPHYKIFLDSLRVEGKSFVIEVNEKNGIYEPLKYDAKEGYDDGLDLGNQRKMKAMVEGYVDDDKSNSLSGSKLDSLLVFSSTTKRQRRQFVVEDYTSSEPIHSNPIKNQACLVEEVGNEGTSSSNRKCKTNVQGEKGKSRILKNSRKVTRRGKLEATANVEKKNDHECDEDYQSYKNHLSIDGKNMVLKYENAWPVIYENDELLPNVETNNRTYSLKKERTQLDADAGGSDASVIGDDSCHYVGTPTRHSSFREQVKRILRKPYDSMEHKKLSQDILARKPMARNLDLRNGREQTILINKEGKSYLDHFYDLKRKLQAAKTAHEELNLLRGFFFWLQNLTQEGAFRPWTDASCLAL, via the exons ATGAAAATTGCTGAGTTAGAAGTTGATATGGGTCATAACCCTGTTGATGACAGAAACCCTGTTTTGCCTTCCAAGAGAAAATGTAGGAACATTAAACGTCATGGGTATAAGAATTGCAAATCTGATGTCTTGAAGAAAGGGTCGAAAAGTTTTGATGAGTTTGGGGCTGGCGTAGACGAAGACTCTAGGCGATTTTTGTCCGGTGATGTGATACCATTACTGACAAATGACGGCTACAATGGTAGAGGTGATATAATACCATCACTGATAAATGATGAGAGCAGTGACAATGGTGTCAATGATGATGATCTATATGAGGATCCACATTATAAGATTTTCCTGGATAGTCTAAGAGTAGAGGGAAAGTCATTCGTGATTGAAGTGAATGAAAAAAATGGCATATATGAGCCTTTGAAATATGATGCGAAAGAGGGCTATGATGATGGGTTGGACTTAGGCAACCAGAGGAAAATGAAGGCTATGGTAGAGGGATATGTTGACGATGATAAGTCTAATTCTTTAAGTGGTTCTAAACTGGATTCTCTACTAGTATTTAGTAGTACTACTAAAAGACAAAGGAGGCAGTTTGTGGTTGAGGATTATACGAGCTCTGAACCTATTCATTCTAATCCTATCAAGAATCAGGCATGCTTGGTTGAAGAAGTTGGTAATGAAGGCACCTCTTCATCTAACAGGAAATGCAAGACTAATGTGCAAGGTGAAAAGGGAAAGTCTCGAATCTTGAAAAATTCAAGGAAGGTCACCAGAAGAGGGAAGTTGGAAGCCACGGCAAATGTAGAGAAAAAGAATGATCATGAATGTGATGAAGATTATCAGAGTTACAAGAATCATTTAAGCATTGATGGTAAAAATATGGTTCTGAAATACGAAAATGCATGGCCCGTAATATATGAGAATGATGAGCTTCTACCAAATGTCGAAACAAATAATAGGACATATTCcctgaagaaagaaagaactcAGCTCGATGCAGATGCTGGAGGATCTGATGCTAGC GTGATTGGAGATGATAGCTGCCATTATGTTGGCACTCCAACCAGGCATTCCTCATTCAGAGAACAAGTGAAGAGGATTTTAAGAAAGCCCTATGACTCAATGGAACACAAAAAACTTTCACAAGATATCTTAGCTCGAAAGCCAATGGCACGCAATCTGGACTTGCGTAATGGGAGGGAACAGAccattttaataaataaagagggaaaatcatatcttgatCACTTCTATG ATCTTAAAAGGAAGCTTCAAGCGGCTAAAACTGCCCATGAAGAGTTAAATTTGTTACGCGGGTTCTTCTTTTGGTTACAG AATCTAACTCAGGAAGGAGCATTCAGACCTTGGACGGATGCATCATGTCTTGCCCTATAG
- the LOC113712827 gene encoding uncharacterized protein — MEVPPFHHHRYVPPPSNFSESPNFYHHPQSHHRLPPPAQQQHHQHHQQPPPLPHLPPPSAPQHHRPHLRPQLPPPPPLPLPLPPPPQSQFSFRPRHHAIDPVPSPSPGPAPSGQFSNFIPPHLLNQPARPPLSPRRVPSKHQYDHRHRNPSFYNENSRFSDPWLDLPPPARAPVEPDFRYQPQQQRRPLSPLPPRTDSYVMSDFDGSARYRDDGISEGFRNAANPEIPLWGEWKERDFEVVDDGNDYRYHSGHPGFERNISPGFERGIDRINRDIVAADSRDICISQSPSRNFSLNVGNYESYNDRADDLRWAYSRLENDHEYVEDDRVSLASYGVRRELFDSCYDDDDRLSSDRVEEELYSRSLRKKQVQKKSALLRIQLGKGNNRNNNRNKSHDNSRYSRAYYDDSKLSFGGSFKGKEKDDFVHPDWKTEGQRENSPVELDVSFKSNALVAKAIKATSSPVAEPDKSLAPRNRKLKKINPNDGQGIKMSENSVKAASFANEFDASSFSDKDHKESSDKIISFKPDTSTGGLDSRLSSDKCGKGSAEKVIVVKTDNSAPGLDFPSGSGKDLGVLTEETSVCDCRTDVVEENNAGNESLTLGCSDQGVKRVAPDGVLLQRARKRKTVRVSIQNETTNVDNSSTSSQSAASDLDEGVTLLRESISSAGMDAMNDVLSPSLTNDLAVEEVNNSSENVVSDIKEDGVGISSSQKIPSQFSALLSVSLNPGDADLHGGSRNEDKVVDNELFGLNSDKDLVESQNTSVPSCMGDPDVADELPCLNGSLLVENDLLRKDTLSVHSNASLSTLKENEVHDGQMDASTSTHNAFSASTLCKSPGSMPIAHKGYIDTGSEEFVPLQVNVSHENDNDRDSPHPNLLVNDVGILSPSKIEKPTTREVAENHDLYDNSLNCPASSKSFFSDPLRKSATSDTCLLEDSGKQSIAGSATALPLNAPRERSPRLTVSHSPKVGRKRKARDDQLGIHDKLTSEADGFIGSALDDGNRNSTLWVAKNLVSAEEEIGLGNGSNSVETGCPDEGPPEFNPSVQGGKKRRGFSLTLTSRVLSEISQDPKDATQPECLSDAEEHTIQPEDRVDLSSSCDTAFAGVTPYSEASVILLGEDVTAGESYQSPGGGTKGHSAILENEIPSPAKLEADKNDNAPSTLRASALQIADDTLSGSGEGNFIRSDMNKKQCFGDADHANHLILEETMGARGNTSLCSDLGGVSASSSTDRQMDSVPDTLSCMGSPEDVISSMSTGMLNDGMQLSNLSEIIEGKDSISNKNPISGGDMVPLSLKPPSHTSKTGTKLVDAVPLDLAVDIKAASLLSRKTFKVTQDSNPFPKKSSLTTNMPNSSFIGNFSGPASIKYPSAAKVSPFNHVARPRTWHRTFSSSPSVVGQKPRGNCIQPQTNNKKEVAKVQSSYVRRGNSLVRKPSPVVATPRVVKASTSSIEHLDSGIHDVLKGGGSENITRVVDPPGAASLDASNACPVRPKTPPLISSVKLLDCLTPNPGDLTFSLLANLPINKCPFETPCKSAEHMNTGRSSQDGVKSSFNGCHTGVGKDSDCQNNADESSNGKKILYVKRKSNQLVAASDSEDISLHSAEKTQVLSSGGYYKRRKNQLIRTSLEEGVRQRVVPDKILSLQQQDAQKNIQTRCSNKRLPGFMKKKFSLVWTLCGTMSSRKDGSSERWQRVLPSLFPWRRATYWTNFMHSLSSIPIDSAASTVGQKLLLSRKRDAIYKKSISGFSLRRSKVLSVGGRSLKWSKSIERNSRKANEDATLAVVAAEKRKRARNGAVLTLSKSRNYVSRERIFRVGSERYRMDPTRKTLQRISDERPSYSDDTTENKRKKFYVPRRLLIGSDEYIRIGNGNQLVRDPKRRIRILANEKVRWSLHTARLRLARKKKYCQFFTRFGKCNKDDKKCPYIHDPSKIAVCTKFLNGSCSNPDCKLTHQVIPERMQDCSYFLQGLCSNESCPYRHVNVNPNSPICEGFLRGYCADGNECQKKHTYVCPAFEATGDCPQGPKCKLHHPKKKRKGMKRKAAGVQKNARGRYFGAKPPDIAVSKAAVSEIISGKGDDIFAQDGKFSDYISLDVSIEEMERSFELRSEPTYYNEEPSHIEEAEVDELIKPVRIMNKNLIMASSPAVNSSSDMTTSYVSEESLL, encoded by the exons ATGGAGGTCCCTCCATTCCACCACCACAGGTACGTTCCTCCTCCCTCAAATTTTTCTGAAAGCCCTAATTTTTACCACCATCCCCAATCCCACCACCGTCTTCCTCCGCCGGCACAGCAGCAGCACCACCAACACCACCAGCAGCCGCCACCCCTCCCTCACCTTCCACCACCTTCAGCGCCGCAGCATCACCGACCACACCTCCGTCCTCaactccctccccctccccctctccctctccctctccctccccctccccagTCCCAATTCTCATTCCGCCCCCGCCACCATGCGATTGACCCTGTTCCCTCCCCCTCCCCGGGCCCTGCTCCCTCCGGCCAATTTTCCAACTTCATTCCGCCCCATCTTCTCAACCAACCAGCTCGCCCGCCTTTATCCCCTCGTAGGGTTCCATCTAAGCACCAGTACGACCACCGTCATCGAAACCCAAGCTTTTACAATGAGAATTCTCGATTTTCTGACCCTTGGCTGGACTTGCCTCCGCCGGCTAGGGCTCCGGTTGAGCCTGACTTCCGTTACCAGCCGCAGCAGCAGCGCCGGCCTCTTTCCCCTCTTCCGCCCCGAACTGATAGTTATGTAATGAGTGATTTTGATGGTAGTGCTAGATATAGGGATGATGGGATCTCTGAGGGGTTTAGAAATGCTGCTAATCCAGAAATTCCTCTGTGGGGTGAGTGGAAAGAGAGAGATTTTGAAGTAGTCGATGATGGGAATGATTACCGGTATCATAGCGGTCATCCTGGGTTCGAGAGGAATATTAGTCCTGGCTTTGAAAGGGGTATTGATAGAATCAACAGGGATATTGTAGCTGCTGATTCTCGAGACATTTGTATCAGCCAGAGCccatctagaaatttttccttgAATGTAGGAAATTATGAGTCGTATAATGATAGAGCGGACGATCTTAGATGGGCTTATTCCCGGTTAGAGAATGACCATGAGTATGTTGAGGATGATAGGGTTTCATTAGCCTCTTATGGTGTGCGGCGGGAGTTATTTGATAGTTGCTATGATGATGACGATAGGTTGAGTAGTGATAGGGTTGAAGAAGAGCTGTACAGTAGGTCTCTCAGGAAGAAACAAGTGCAGAAAAAGAGCGCTTTGCTTAGGATTCAGTTAGGAAAGGGTAACAACAGAAACAATAACAGGAATAAAAGCCATGATAATAGCCGTTATTCGAGGGCTTATTATGATGACTCAAAATTGAGTTTCGGTGGTAGCTTCaaggggaaagaaaaagatgattttGTACATCCGGATTGGAAAACAGAGGGGCAGAGAGAGAACAGCCCTGTGGAGCTGGATGTTTCATTTAAATCAAATGCACTTGTTGCCAAGGCTATAAAGGCCACTTCAAGCCCTGTGGCTGAGCCGGATAAGAGTTTAGCACCTAGAAATAGGAAGCTCAAGAAAATTAATCCCAATGATGGCCAAGGAATTAAAATGAGTGAGAATTCGGTTAAAGCTGCAAGTTTTGCCAATGAGTTTGATGCTTCATCTTTTTCTGACAAGGATCATAAGGAGTCATCGGATAAGATTATTTCTTTCAAACCTGACACTTCTACAGGCGGTTTGGATTCTCGGTTGAGTTCTGACAAATGTGGTAAAGGATCAGCAGAGAAGGTTATTGTGGTTAAAACTGACAACTCTGCACCTGGGCTGGATTTTCCTTCAGGTTCAGGCAAAGATCTGGGAGTGTTGACCGAGGAAACATCAGTGTGTGATTGTAGGACAGATGTTGTTGAAGAAAACAACGCAGGTAATGAATCTTTGACGTTGGGATGTTCTGATCAGGGTGTTAAACGTGTTGCACCTGATGGAGTACTTTTGCAAAGAGCTAGAAAGAGGAAGACCGTTAGAGTTTCTATTCAAAATGAGACTACTAATGTTGACAATTCTTCTACAAGCAGTCAGTCTGCAGCCTCTGATCTGGATGAGGGTGTTACGCTTTTGAGAGAGAGTATTTCTTCTGCTGGAATGGATGCAATGAATGATGTTCTTTCGCCATCTCTTACAAATGATCTTGCTGTTGAGGAAGTAAATAATTCTTCAGAAAATGTAGTTTCTGATATAAAGGAAGATGGTGTTGGCATCAGTTCTAGTCAGAAAATTCCATCTCAATTTTCCGCTTTGCTGTCTGTATCATTGAATCCTGGGGATGCTGATTTACATGGGGGTTCCAGGAATGAAGATAAAGTGGTTGATAATGAACTTTTTGGGTTGAATTCTGACAAAGATCTAGTTGAATCACAAAATACATCTGTTCCTTCTTGTATGGGTGATCCAGATGTTGCTGATGAGCTTCCTTGTTTGAATGGATCTTTACTGGTTGAAAATGATCTTCTTAGAAAGGACACTCTGTCAGTCCACAGCAATGCTAGCTTGTCAACTTTGAAGGAGAATGAGGTTCATGATGGTCAGATGGATGCATCTACCTCAACCCACAATGCATTTAGTGCTTCAACTTTATGTAAAAGTCCAGGAAGTATGCCTATCGCACATAAGGGGTATATAGATACTGGTTCTGAGGAGTTTGTCCCACTTCAGGTCAATGTATCGCATGAGAATGACAATGATAGAGATTCTCCTCATCCAAATCTATTGGTTAATGATGTTGGAATTCTTAGTCCATCAAAGATTGAGAAACCAACTACCCGTGAAGTTGCTGAAAATCATGATTTGTATGATAATAGTTTGAATTGCCCTGCATCATCTAAAAGCTTCTTTTCAGATCCTTTACGGAAAAGTGCTACTTCTGATACCTGCTTATTGGAGGATAGTGGCAAGCAGTCAATTGCTGGCAGTGCTACAGCATTACCTTTGAATGCTCCTCGTGAAAGATCTCCAAGGTTGACGGTTTCTCATTCACCGAAGGTCGGGAGGAAGAGGAAGGCTAGAGATGATCAACTGGGTATTCATGATAAACTGACTAGTGAAGCAGATGGGTTTATTGGTAGTGCTCTAGATGATGGCAATAGAAACTCAACTCTCTGGGTGGCAAAGAATCTTGTTTCTGCAGAGGAGGAAATTGGTCTGGGAAATGGATCTAATAGTGTGGAAACAGGCTGTCCAGATGAAGGCCCTCCAGAGTTTAATCCTTCTGTTCAAGGTGGGAAGAAGAGAAGGGGTTTTTCTTTAACATTGACCTCTCGGGTACTTTCTGAAATCAGCCAAGACCCTAAAGATGCAACTCAACCAGAATGTTTGTCTGATGCTGAAGAACATACTATTCAACCAGAAGACAGAGTTGATCTTTCTAGCTCATGTGATACTGCTTTTGCTGGTGTGACACCTTATTCGGAGGCATCAGTCATTTTGTTGGGAGAGGATGTAACTGCTGGGGAATCATATCAGTCACCTGGAGGTGGCACTAAGGGGCATTCTGCAATACTTGAAAATGAGATACCTTCACCAGCAAAGTTAGAAGCTGATAAAAATGATAATGCTCCTTCGACTCTTCGTGCTTCTGCCCTTCAAATTGCTGATGATACGCTTAGCGGAAGTGGTGAGGGAAATTTTATTAGGTCTGATATGAATAAGAAGCAATGTTTTGGAGATGCTGATCATGCAAATCACTTGATTTTAGAAGAAACTATGGGTGCTCGTGGCAATACATCTTTATGCTCTGATTTAGGTGGTGTCTCTGCTAGTAGTTCTACTGATAGACAGATGGACTCTGTTCCTGATACATTGTCCTGTATGGGTTCTCCTGAAGATGTGATTTCTAGTATGAGCACAGGTATGTTGAATGATGGTATGCAACTTAGCAACTTATCAGAAATTATTGAGGGGAAGGATTCAATATCTAACAAGAATCCTATTTCTGGGGGTGACATGGTCCCACTTTCACTAAAGCCACCTTCACATACTTCAAAAACAGGCACAAAATTAGTTGATGCAGTTCCTCTGGATCTAGCTGTAGATATTAAAGCTGCCTCACTGTTATCTCGGAAAACTTTTAAAGTAACTCAGGATTCAAATCCTTTTCCGAAGAAATCAAGTTTGACAACGAATATGCCAAACTCATCTTTCATTGGTAATTTTTCTGGTCCTGCATCTATCAAGTACCCCTCTGCAGCAAAAGTATCTCCATTCAACCATGTTGCAAGACCACGAACATGGCATCGAACTTTTAGCTCTTCTCCTTCTGTTGTGGGACAAAAACCACGTGGAAACTGCATTCAACCACAGACTAATAATAAGAAAGAGGTTGCTAAGGTTCAAAGCTCTTATGTTCGTCGGGGAAACAGTCTTGTTAGGAAGCCATCTCCAGTTGTTGCTACCCCCCGAGTAGTAAAGGCTTCCACATCCTCTATTGAACACTTGGATTCTGGTATCCATGATGTGTTGAAGGGTGGAGGATCTGAGAATATAACTAGGGTTGTTGACCCACCAGGCGCTGCATCATTGGATGCATCCAATGCTTGTCCAGTGAGGCCAAAAACCCCGCCACTAATAAGTAGCGTAAAATTATTGGATTGCCTGACTCCCAACCCAGGGGATTTGACTTTCTCACTCCTGGCCAATCTGCCAATAAATAAGTGTCCTTTTGAAACTCCTTGCAAATCTGCAGAGCACATGAATACGGGGAGGTCTTCTCAGGATGGAGTGAAATCTTCTTTTAATGGTTGTCATACTGGAGTAGGGAAAGATTCGGATTGCCAGAATAATGCAGATGAAAGCAGTAATGGGAAGAAGATACTATATGTCAAGAGAAAGTCAAATCAGTTGGTTGCAGCTTCTGATTCGGAAGATATATCTCTCCATAGTGCAGAGAAGACCCAAGTGTTATCATCTGGTGGCTACTATAAGAGGAGGAAAAATCAGCTGATCAGGACATCATTGGAAGAAGGTGTAAGGCAAAGGGTCGTCCCGGATAAGATCTTAAGCTTGCAGCAGCAGGATGCTCAGAAGAATATTCAGACTAGGTGTTCTAATAAGAGGCTGCCTG GGTTTATGAAGAAAAAGTTTTCTCTGGTTTGGACACTGTGCGGTACAATGTCATCAAGGAAAGATGGTAGTTCAGAGAGATGGCAGAGGGTGCTGCCATCCTTATTTCCTTGGAGAAGGGCTACATACTGGACCAATTTCATGCACAGTTTGAGTTCCATTCCAATTGACAGTGCGGCTTCTACAGTTGG CCAGAAACTGCTGCTATCAAGAAAGAGGGATGCAATCTATAAAAAATCAATTAGTGGATTCTCTCTCCGAAGATCCAAGGTACTTAGTGTGGGTGGTCGTAGTTTGAAGTGGTCAAAATCCATTGAGAGGAACTCCAGAAAAGCTAATGAG GATGCTACACTAGCAGTTGTTGCGGCTGAGAAGAGGAAAAGAGCACGAAATGGTGCTGTTCTTACTCTGTCTAAGAGCAGAAATTATGTTTCTC GCGAGCGGATATTCCGAGTTGGTTCAGAGAGATATAGAATGGACCCGACCAGGAAGACGTTACAAAGGATCTCAG ATGAGCGACCTTCATACTCAGATGACACGactgaaaacaaaagaaagaagtttTACGTTCCAAGGAGATTACTAATTGGCAGTGATGA ATACATTCGAATTGGAAATGGTAATCAGTTAGTTAGAGATCCAAAGAGAAGAATTCGAATATTGGCAAATGAGAAAGTTCGTTGGAGTCTGCACACTGCTAGATTGCGATTGGCTAGAAAGAAAAAGTACTGTCAGTTTTTTACAAGATTTGGGAAATGTAACAAGGATGATAAAAAATGTCCTTACATCCACGATCCCTCGAAAATTGCTGTCTGCACTAAATTTTTGAATGGCTCTTGCTCCAATCCTGATTGCAAGTTGACTCATCAG GTCATTCCTGAGCGGATGCAAGATTGCTCCTATTTTCTGCAAG GATTGTGCTCTAATGAAAGTTGTCCATATAGACATGTTAATGTGAACCCAAATTCCCCTATTTGTGAAGGTTTTCTAAGGGGTTATTGTGCTGATGGCAATGAG TGCCAGAAGAAACACACATATGTATGTCCTGCATTTGAAGCTACAGGAGATTGTCCGCAAGGTCCTAAGTGCAAGCTTCACCATCCCAAAAAGAAACGGAAGGGAATGAAAAGGAAAGCTGCAGGTGTTCAGAAAAATGCGCGAGGACGCTATTTTGGAGCTAAGCCTCCAGATATCGCAGTCTCAAAAGCAGCTGTTTCTGAAATAATATCTGGAAAGGGTGATGACATTTTTGCTCAGGATGGAAAGTTCAGTGATTATATTAGCTTAGATGTTAGCATTGAAGAAATGGAACGAAGTTTCGAGCTGAGAAGCGAGCCGACTTACTACAATGAAGAACCTTCACACATTGAAGAAGCCGAGGTCGATGAACTGATAAAACCTGTCCGCATAATGAACAAAAATTTAATCATGGCTTCATCTCCTGCAGTTAATAGTTCAAGTGATATGACCACCAGCTATGTTTCGGAGGAGTCTCTGTTGTAG